CAACCCGCACTGGGGACTGCTCACGCGGGCGGGCAACGACAAGAGCCACCTGGCGCGGCAGGTGGAGCGCTACGCGGACATCTACACCTCGCGCGTGTCCAACTTCCTGTTCGCCACGCCGTTCGTGTACCTGCGCAGCCCGCGCGGCAGCCTGCCGCATGATCCGAACGTGCCCGGCGGCACGCCCGTGTTCCCCTCCACGGACAGCACCAGCGGCCCCAACCCTTAGGGCCTGCTCAGCTCGCGCGGCTCGCCGCTTCCTGACGCCGGGAGCGGCGGGCCTCTCGTTGGAGCTTCAGGGAGAGCTGCTTCAGCAGCGGCAGCATGTGCGGCTGCATTCCCTTGGGAGCGTAGACGTAGCCCTCCTTGAGGAGGCGCCGGTACGGAGCCGTCAGGCGAAAGCCGGGCGTGAAGATCCCCGCGTCCACGAGGGATTGGAGGAATTGCTCGGGCGTCATGGCCCGGATCTCCCTTCGCACCTGGGCCCGCTCCCTGGCCGCGGCCAGATGCCTGGAGTGCAGGGTCCATCGCACCTTCTTCCCAGGATTCTTCCGCTTCTCGGCCATGGGACACCTCCTTACGCTGCATCCTCGAAGAGAAGAGGCGGCGTCACCTCCAGGGTAGGAATGAATGTACCCACGATACAGGTAGGATTACAAATCGATATCTGAATATGGGTCTTCTTGTAGATGCCCGCTCCCTCGTAGACCGGCTCGCCTTCCAGGAAGGCACACCGAACGCTGTCGTAGGGAGTTCCCCGAGCGATCATCCGCAGCAGGTACCAGTTCAGCACCGTGCAATCGAGGTATCGAAGCTCCCGGTCTGGCGTGCGGCCCCGGTTGACCGGCAATGGAAGCCCTTGCGCTCGCGCTTGCGCGGCGAATTCACGGTGAGCGTCCGCGAGATCTTCCGTAAAGCGCGTGTCGAGCAGATCGAAGCAGCGGCCAAGCTGTAGGACGGCTCCCACCACCGCCGGCCGCTTCAGCTTCCCGCGCCGCCGCTGCTCCTCCGCGAAGCTCAGCGCCCGATCCGGCCCGTACTCCCAGAAATACACGCCTGACCCCAACCAGTCGTACGCGTTCGTGCTGGGCCGGAACGGTTCGCCTCGAAGCAGCCGCTCCACCGTGGACTCATCACACCCGTGGTACCCGATGACCGTGCGCGCATACCGCAGCATGGTCCCCTCCTCCCGCCCTCTCCGACACCCGGAACGGAGGAGACCCTACTGGGTAGGGGTGACACACCCCAACCCGCCCTACTGCTCCAGCCGCCACAGCGAGCGCAGGTCCGGTGGCAGGTTGCTCGCCACGTCATCGGCCTCGCCTTCGCTGATCTGCTCCTGGAATGCGCGGAACACCGCCCGCACCAGCGTCTCCACCTCCTCGGGTGACTTGCGGAGGTCTTCCGCCACCGTCTGCAGGAACTCTTCCCGGCCAAACCGGTGCGGGCGCGCTGGTCGCTTGTCGGGCGGCGGCAGGAATTCGACCAGCCGACGGGGCAACTGCGCCTCCAGGTCCCTCGCCTCCTTGGGGAGGATCCGCCGCTCCAGTGCGCTCAACACGGAGATGGCGGCACACTCGGCCAGCTCGGGCTCCATTCCTCCGCTCTGGCTCAGATGCCGGATGAACGCGGCATAGGTCGAGCCGACGTGGGACTCGTGCCGCTGCACGCGACGCTCCATCACTTCCTGATCGCTCGTAGGACGTGCCATCTGCGCCTCCCTTTCTCCCCTCAACCTGCGCACGCC
This portion of the Hyalangium ruber genome encodes:
- a CDS encoding DUF2267 domain-containing protein, with translation MARPTSDQEVMERRVQRHESHVGSTYAAFIRHLSQSGGMEPELAECAAISVLSALERRILPKEARDLEAQLPRRLVEFLPPPDKRPARPHRFGREEFLQTVAEDLRKSPEEVETLVRAVFRAFQEQISEGEADDVASNLPPDLRSLWRLEQ